A window of Streptomyces gilvosporeus contains these coding sequences:
- a CDS encoding helix-turn-helix transcriptional regulator has product MRAARLIKMVLLLQSRPSMTAGELARELEVSERTVARDVLSLSEAGVPVYADRGRAGGYRLIGGYRTRLTGLGRSEAEALFLSGVPSALREMGLADAASAARLKVSAALLPELRGAAAGAAQRFHLDAPAWYQEPETPALLPAVADAVWDDRRIRVRYRRKDAEVQRELEPYGLVLKAGVWYVAARVEGSFRVYRVDRFAAVEAVGANGAEQAERGDGPGGERFVRDEEFDLPAFWAERAAEFARSILREEVVLRLSASGVRRLPYVTGRAAAREAIAEAEAAGGPGADGWLTVTLAVESEEVAYAQLLALGPEGEVLSPPGLRERFVTAARRSAALYG; this is encoded by the coding sequence ATGCGTGCAGCGCGGCTGATCAAGATGGTGTTACTGCTCCAGTCGCGGCCGTCGATGACGGCCGGCGAGCTGGCGCGCGAGCTGGAGGTCTCCGAGCGTACGGTCGCCCGGGACGTCCTCTCCCTCTCCGAGGCCGGTGTGCCCGTCTACGCCGACCGCGGGCGGGCCGGCGGCTACCGCCTGATAGGCGGGTACCGCACCCGCCTGACGGGCCTGGGCCGCAGCGAGGCGGAGGCGCTCTTCCTGTCCGGAGTGCCCTCTGCGCTGCGCGAGATGGGCCTCGCGGACGCCGCCTCCGCCGCCCGCCTCAAGGTCTCCGCCGCCCTGCTTCCCGAACTGCGGGGCGCCGCCGCGGGCGCCGCCCAGCGCTTCCACCTCGACGCCCCGGCCTGGTACCAGGAGCCCGAGACCCCCGCCCTGCTGCCCGCCGTCGCCGACGCGGTCTGGGACGACCGCCGGATCCGGGTGCGCTACCGCCGCAAGGACGCCGAAGTACAGCGGGAGTTGGAGCCGTACGGGCTCGTGCTCAAGGCGGGGGTGTGGTACGTGGCGGCCAGGGTGGAGGGGAGTTTCCGGGTCTATCGGGTCGACCGGTTCGCTGCGGTGGAGGCCGTGGGGGCCAACGGGGCCGAGCAGGCCGAGCGCGGCGACGGGCCCGGTGGCGAACGGTTCGTACGGGACGAGGAGTTCGACCTCCCCGCGTTCTGGGCCGAGCGGGCGGCGGAGTTCGCCCGGTCGATCCTGCGGGAGGAGGTGGTGCTCCGGCTCTCCGCATCCGGAGTACGCCGCCTGCCGTACGTCACCGGGCGCGCGGCGGCCCGGGAGGCGATAGCCGAGGCCGAGGCGGCGGGCGGCCCCGGTGCGGACGGATGGCTGACCGTCACCCTGGCCGTGGAGTCCGAGGAGGTCGCCTACGCCCAGCTGCTGGCGCTCGGCCCGGAGGGCGAGGTGCTCTCGCCCCCGGGGCTGCGCGAGCGCTTCGTCACGGCCGCCCGGCGGTCGGCCGCGCTGTACGGGTAG
- a CDS encoding SDR family oxidoreductase gives MAGRTDQAGRAGQADSAPGRGGVPATGDLTGKVALVAGATRGAGRAMAVELGRAGALVYVTGRTTRERVSEVGRPTETIEQTGELVTAAGGTGVAVPTDHLETAQVAALIERIDREQGRLDILVNSVWGGDRLIQFDTKLWELDLDAGLRMFRLGIDTHVITGHYALPLLIRRPGGLVVEITDGTAAANRRYRDSLCFDLTKNVPHRIAFGLAAELAEYGGTAVSLTPGFLRSEEMLDHFGVTEETWRDAVAQEPHFAIAESPALIARAVRELAADPDKRRWSGQSLSSGQLAKEYGFTDTDGSRPDCDGYFEEVVFGGKEATAADYR, from the coding sequence ATGGCGGGACGGACGGATCAGGCGGGACGGGCGGGACAGGCGGATTCCGCCCCGGGGCGGGGCGGTGTCCCCGCGACGGGGGATCTGACCGGCAAGGTGGCGCTGGTCGCCGGGGCGACCCGGGGCGCGGGCCGGGCGATGGCCGTGGAGCTGGGCCGGGCGGGTGCGCTGGTCTATGTGACGGGGCGGACGACCAGGGAGCGGGTCAGCGAGGTCGGCCGACCGACGGAGACCATCGAGCAGACCGGGGAGCTGGTGACCGCGGCAGGGGGCACGGGGGTCGCCGTGCCGACGGACCATCTGGAGACGGCACAGGTGGCGGCGCTGATCGAGCGCATCGACCGGGAGCAGGGGCGCCTGGACATCCTGGTCAACAGCGTCTGGGGCGGCGACCGTCTGATCCAGTTCGACACCAAGCTCTGGGAGCTCGATCTGGACGCCGGGCTGCGGATGTTCCGCCTCGGCATCGACACCCACGTCATCACCGGCCATTACGCGCTGCCGCTGCTGATCCGGCGGCCCGGCGGCCTAGTCGTCGAGATCACCGACGGCACCGCCGCCGCCAACCGCCGCTACCGCGACAGCCTCTGCTTCGACCTCACCAAGAACGTCCCGCACCGCATCGCCTTCGGCCTCGCCGCCGAACTCGCGGAGTACGGCGGTACGGCCGTATCGCTCACCCCCGGATTCCTGCGGTCCGAGGAGATGCTGGACCACTTCGGGGTGACGGAGGAGACCTGGCGCGATGCGGTGGCCCAGGAGCCGCATTTCGCCATCGCCGAGTCGCCCGCACTGATCGCCCGTGCCGTCCGCGAGCTGGCCGCCGACCCGGACAAGCGGCGCTGGAGCGGGCAGTCGCTCTCCAGCGGTCAGCTGGCGAAGGAGTACGGCTTCACGGACACGGACGGCTCCCGGCCCGACTGCGACGGCTACTTCGAGGAGGTGGTCTTCGGCGGGAAGGAGGCGACGGCGGCGGACTACCGCTGA